In the genome of Deinococcus sp. KSM4-11, one region contains:
- a CDS encoding nucleoside deaminase: MPDTPAARAPLDHARYLRDTLALAREAQAVGSAPVGAVLVDADGQIVGRGRNRHKEPQTAEHVGRAGIAHAEMDLYFQLGNPEQPETLTLYTSLEPCLMCGGASALIGIGRIVWATADPWGGSGRVIEWSDHPAMQDTEVIPCPDAALEHEGAALFAPEAKRAFPDEGWALWRRKYPQETGAVEATT; this comes from the coding sequence ATGCCTGACACCCCTGCCGCACGCGCGCCACTCGACCACGCCCGTTACCTGCGCGACACCCTGGCCCTGGCCCGCGAGGCCCAGGCCGTCGGGAGTGCGCCCGTTGGCGCCGTGCTGGTCGATGCCGACGGGCAGATCGTCGGCCGGGGACGCAACCGCCACAAGGAACCCCAGACGGCCGAGCACGTCGGCCGCGCCGGTATCGCGCACGCCGAGATGGATCTGTATTTCCAGCTGGGCAATCCCGAGCAGCCCGAGACGTTGACCCTGTACACCAGCCTGGAACCCTGCCTGATGTGCGGCGGGGCCAGTGCCCTGATCGGGATCGGGCGAATCGTGTGGGCCACCGCCGATCCCTGGGGCGGTTCCGGCCGCGTGATCGAATGGTCGGATCACCCCGCCATGCAGGACACCGAGGTCATCCCCTGCCCGGACGCCGCGCTGGAGCATGAGGGTGCGGCCCTCTTCGCCCCCGAAGCGAAGCGCGCCTTTCCGGACGAGGGGTGGGCGCTGTGGCGCCGGAAATACCCGCAGGAAACGGGGGCGGTCGAGGCGACAACGTGA
- a CDS encoding AMP-binding protein, producing the protein MNTPLTPLDLIRRGLNIYPDKTAVIQPGGPSFTYRQWGGRIYQLARAVQAAGFAGRHVAVLSPNTHGGLLTYSAVPWAGSVLVPLNTRLTGEEYAFQLRHAEVKLLLVDETLHARVEQAALDLGIEVWVLGEGEAGAAFEARLAAQDDAPLPLPVTDEDATLTINFTSGTTSSPKGVMLTHRNCFLNAIETIYYFKADQDSVYLHTLPDFHANGWGGVWSPFGVGATHVTLPAVRADAAYDAIETYGVTHLCAAPTVLSMLTNPEQARTLTRPVRVATAGSPPHARTIADMNALGFHVTQVYGLTEVSPLVTVAELSAAQEALPTTERAPLIAKQGFEMILAGEVDVMDEHLTPTPHDGTTLGEIMVRGNLVMKGYYRNPDATAKALEGGWFHTGDVAVTYPDGRIEIKDRNKDVIISGGENISSVEIEGILYAHPAVREAVVVAMPDDKWGEVPCAFIALHGGKEAGPDELSAHVRAHLAGFKVPKHYEFRDDLPKTASGKFQKFILRNEVWQGQDRKVN; encoded by the coding sequence ATGAACACGCCCCTGACCCCGCTCGACCTCATCCGCCGCGGCCTGAACATCTACCCGGACAAGACAGCCGTGATCCAGCCGGGCGGCCCCAGCTTCACGTACCGCCAGTGGGGCGGCCGCATCTACCAGCTTGCGCGGGCGGTGCAGGCGGCCGGGTTCGCAGGGCGGCATGTGGCGGTGCTCTCGCCGAACACGCACGGGGGACTGCTCACCTACAGCGCCGTGCCGTGGGCGGGCAGCGTGCTCGTTCCGCTGAACACGCGGCTGACCGGCGAGGAGTACGCCTTCCAGCTCCGGCACGCCGAGGTGAAACTGCTGCTCGTCGATGAGACGCTGCACGCCCGCGTCGAGCAGGCCGCGCTTGACCTGGGCATCGAGGTCTGGGTGCTCGGCGAGGGCGAGGCCGGCGCCGCCTTCGAGGCCCGCCTGGCCGCGCAGGATGACGCTCCGCTGCCCCTCCCGGTCACGGACGAGGACGCCACGCTGACCATCAACTTCACGTCCGGCACGACGTCCAGCCCCAAGGGCGTGATGCTCACGCACCGCAACTGTTTCCTGAACGCCATCGAGACCATCTACTACTTCAAGGCCGACCAGGACAGCGTGTACCTGCACACCCTGCCGGACTTCCACGCGAACGGCTGGGGCGGCGTGTGGAGCCCCTTCGGCGTGGGTGCCACGCATGTCACCCTGCCCGCCGTACGCGCCGACGCCGCGTATGACGCCATCGAAACCTACGGTGTGACCCACCTGTGCGCCGCGCCCACCGTGCTGAGCATGCTCACGAATCCAGAGCAGGCCCGCACGCTCACGCGGCCCGTGCGGGTGGCCACGGCGGGCAGTCCTCCACACGCGCGGACCATTGCGGACATGAACGCCCTGGGCTTTCACGTCACGCAGGTGTATGGCCTGACCGAGGTGAGCCCCCTGGTCACGGTCGCGGAACTGTCCGCCGCGCAGGAAGCCCTGCCGACCACCGAGCGCGCCCCACTGATCGCCAAACAGGGCTTCGAGATGATTCTCGCGGGCGAGGTGGACGTCATGGACGAGCACCTGACTCCCACCCCGCACGACGGAACGACCCTGGGCGAGATCATGGTGCGCGGGAATCTGGTCATGAAGGGGTACTACCGCAACCCGGACGCGACCGCCAAGGCCCTGGAGGGCGGCTGGTTCCACACGGGCGACGTGGCGGTGACCTACCCGGATGGCCGGATCGAGATCAAGGATCGCAACAAGGACGTCATTATCAGCGGCGGGGAGAACATCAGCAGCGTGGAGATCGAGGGAATCCTGTACGCCCACCCGGCCGTACGCGAGGCCGTGGTCGTGGCCATGCCCGACGACAAGTGGGGCGAGGTGCCCTGTGCCTTCATCGCCCTGCATGGCGGGAAGGAGGCCGGCCCGGACGAGCTGAGCGCCCATGTCCGCGCCCATCTGGCGGGCTTCAAGGTGCCCAAGCACTACGAGTTCCGCGATGACCTGCCCAAGACTGCCAGCGGTAAATTCCAGAAGTTTATCCTGAGAAACGAGGTGTGGCAGGGCCAGGATCGCAAAGTGAACTGA
- a CDS encoding benzoate/H(+) symporter BenE family transporter, with amino-acid sequence MTVAVAAPRSFWQDSNPGALLSGLIAVLIGWAGPNVLIYSVAQAAHLSSATAMSWLWAHAIFTGLTGIVLSLRTRMPILSTWSTPGIALLVTALPGIPFPEAVGAFLTSALLVILLGTFPPLTRALQAIPTPLAAALNGAILLPFGFRALQAFGETPVLVGAMVLAYFALRQVAPRWAVAGVLLVGVAASAGLNLWHPVPVPFTLTRPEFVVPALSLHATLNLALPLTLLAFTGQFVPGFGVLKANGYEPAPGSVLRACGFASVGAAFFGCHNLTLGALLANIVSGPEAHPDKDRRYTAAVWAGLFNIAFGLFAGTFLHLMGILPPQALAALAGLALLAATGSSLHAAFQGSGPARLGAPVIILVTLSGITPLGIGAAFWGILAGLAVNWVETRPARP; translated from the coding sequence ATGACTGTTGCCGTGGCCGCCCCCCGCTCCTTCTGGCAGGACTCGAACCCCGGCGCGCTGCTCAGCGGCCTGATCGCCGTCCTGATCGGCTGGGCTGGCCCGAACGTGCTGATCTACTCGGTCGCGCAGGCTGCCCACCTCTCGAGCGCCACGGCCATGTCGTGGCTGTGGGCGCACGCCATCTTCACGGGCCTGACCGGCATTGTCCTCAGCCTGCGAACCCGCATGCCGATCCTCAGCACCTGGAGCACGCCCGGCATCGCCCTGCTCGTCACGGCGCTGCCCGGTATTCCCTTTCCGGAGGCGGTCGGGGCCTTCCTGACGTCGGCCCTGCTGGTGATCCTGCTGGGCACCTTCCCCCCACTGACGCGCGCCCTCCAGGCCATTCCCACGCCGCTGGCCGCCGCGCTGAACGGCGCGATCCTGCTGCCCTTCGGCTTCCGGGCGCTCCAGGCCTTCGGGGAGACGCCCGTGCTGGTCGGCGCGATGGTTCTCGCGTACTTCGCGCTGCGGCAGGTCGCGCCCCGCTGGGCGGTCGCGGGCGTGCTGCTGGTCGGCGTGGCGGCCAGCGCGGGCCTGAACCTGTGGCACCCGGTGCCCGTGCCCTTCACGCTGACCCGCCCGGAATTCGTGGTGCCCGCCCTGAGCCTGCACGCCACCCTGAACCTGGCACTGCCACTCACGCTGCTGGCCTTCACCGGTCAGTTCGTGCCGGGCTTCGGGGTGTTGAAGGCCAACGGGTACGAACCGGCGCCGGGATCGGTTCTCCGCGCCTGCGGATTCGCCAGCGTGGGCGCGGCCTTCTTCGGCTGCCACAACCTCACGCTGGGGGCGCTGCTCGCCAACATCGTCAGCGGCCCCGAAGCGCATCCGGACAAAGACCGCCGCTACACGGCCGCCGTGTGGGCGGGGCTCTTCAACATCGCCTTCGGCCTGTTCGCCGGTACCTTCCTGCACCTGATGGGTATCCTCCCCCCCCAGGCCCTGGCGGCGCTCGCCGGACTGGCGCTGCTTGCCGCGACCGGCAGCAGCCTGCACGCCGCCTTCCAGGGCAGCGGCCCGGCCCGTCTGGGCGCGCCCGTCATCATCCTCGTGACGCTCAGCGGTATCACACCGCTGGGTATTGGTGCGGCCTTTTGGGGCATCCTGGCGGGTCTCGCCGTGAACTGGGTGGAAACCCGGCCCGCTCGCCCTTAG